In Monomorium pharaonis isolate MP-MQ-018 chromosome 3, ASM1337386v2, whole genome shotgun sequence, a genomic segment contains:
- the LOC105835111 gene encoding bromodomain-containing protein DDB_G0270170, whose product MARAGGDVSRTVCANTVQQNDRRLREARIKNQTKGRIRQDLNKLFGKINQAVEASTLKSSDKSSPPYNKSVSKCWYGPVLGFPPGSWWGIRMDCSRDGMHEPFDADVHEGPFGVISLCTSHTNVNEDVDHGDYLTLTGQVYREGQTSEDPFIRNYKNQIPLRLIRSYNLQDNIAPNTGYRYDGLYVVIGCWIGMAPDGTRYNKFALARLTDQGSPRWTCGRGSEELSSMRRFIPPSTKLLGHHPNTYDLRKCSNSGVTCRKRKLSHGHSCENLAVVKTIPTVDTSRRSAPESSIVTRHVFNKQPSNAESAISTSVPDNQRMLLCLGASTTKTHSTNISIRMGLYESSHNAQDAKKSVLTMLQKPAKPLDLTIRMALDAEGSRLTPREDSRPDIEVRARVNSQPSENLSYNGHIVTDTNANASSSDNRRENVSSEIVHSSEHLYPVFSSLNGLTNDACTIERKESPQCAQQRQHLQKQSNIDSESVTQKSNPSNEESSRNLVATHERISEFPDAPGAASPVIAQNIKSLDSLTPDKILNLINKEIHHPLSKLLIGNVIGLTTEECAMWNAAKRETAPEPKRDKRHVSTTGANLRKRRKGADNIKENVACLDNRRYCKYSKSERLFWKVGKQADGEKFDKLLPAMDRESCNNVNKKRNDNVRRSDRNGVSKENNEYLSPFHVRTSLRIIAQHTRSSYDIKTRLRTDKGAVLAKSEFPNSSIKKSKYKKRDREIANLSIDANFGPVTRGPRNRRLRCKTNAYARCCSTFNTVIYSPNKRCKPSFERKNKLTNIARQRAGERQTKDKYKMTNIVHTKDINSSIGNQKNLKSNPNNNNSNNNNNNNNNNNNNNNNNNENRNNHNNNNASKKKDNETVPADHNVTKTSFDRSLRKKLTRTIPLSHRAAQTSRLHCFRKKTNEKPSTMDATTQCRLVSDNSEVYVIGQLNDQKAILKMEWDKLEKLKESTLTVSDRGTQIHQMSRTCVSTLTEDNTSRKSDEEYTDFFLHDRASAFVPVNAFNSDLRIARLRSIGFKPITNPRSPLVDQDFDMIQNTLMTTSKVTKRDVAEEYYKYANNEDNNTVGYMDDELQYQDIEEEEEEEEEDKKQLASTASTILRIQSKTGNVFPETLPSRENLESPWHGWKKIVTNNQSYWIGW is encoded by the exons ATGGCGAGGGCGGGCGGCGACGTCTCGAGGACCGTGTGCGCGAATACAGTTCAGCAGAACGACAGGAGGCTGCGTGAGGCGCGAATTAAGAATCAG ACGAAGGGCCGAATTAGACAGGACCTAAACAAGTTGTTCGGCAAGATCAACCAGGCCGTGGAAGCGAGCACGCTGAAATCGTCGGATAAGTCGAGCCCTCCGTACAACAAGAGC GTGTCGAAGTGCTGGTATGGCCCGGTTCTGGGATTTCCACCTGGCTCCTGGTGGGGCATACGCATGGACTGTTCGAGAGACGGGATGCATGAACCGTTCGATGCCGATGTACACGAGGGACCGTTTGGCGTTATCTCTTTGTGCACCTCGCACACCAATGTCAACGAGGATGTGGATCATGGCGACTATCTGACGCTCACGGGCCAGGTGTATCGTGAGGGACAGACCAGCGAAGATCCGTTCATTCGCAACTACAAGAATCAGATACCGTTAAGATTAATACGAAGTTACAATCTGCAAGATAATATTGCACCTAACACGGGGTATAGATATGATGGACTGTACGTGGTGATAGGCTGTTGGATCGGCATGGCGCCGGATGGAACCAGGTACAACAAGTTCGCCCTGGCGCGTCTCACCGATCAAGGGTCGCCTAGGTGGACTTGTGGCAGAGGCTCAGAAGAGCTGTCTTCCATGCGACGTTTCATCCCGCCGTCGACGAAATTGTTGGGCCACCATCCAAACACATACGACCTGAGAAAATGCTCGAACAGTGGCGTTACTTGCCGGAAGCGGAAGCTTAGTCACGGGCACAGCTGCGAGAATCTGGCGGTCGTGAAAACGATACCGACAGTTGACACCAGCCGGCGATCCGCGCCCGAAAGTTCTATCGTCACGCGTCACGTCTTCAACAAACAGCCGAGTAACGCGGAGAGCGCAATCTCGACTTCCGTACCTGATAATCAAAGGATGTTGCTGTGCCTTGGTGCATCGACCACTAAAACCCACAGTACAAACATCTCGATACGCATGGGCCTGTACGAATCGTCTCATAACGCGCAGGACGCGAAAAAGAGCGTCTTGACAATGCTGCAGAAGCCCGCCAAGCCGCTCGACCTCACCATTCGTATGGCACTGGACGCGGAGGGTAGTCGCTTGACACCTAGAGAGGACAGTAGGCCAGATATTGAGGTCAGGGCGCGTGTTAATTCTCAACCGagtgaaaatttatcttacaaCGGACATATCGTGACCGATACGAATGCAAACGCTTCCTCGTCGGATAATCGTAGGGAAAACGTGTCGTCGGAGATTGTACACTCATCAGAACATTTGTACCCCGTGTTCTCGTCATTAAATGGCCTCACGAATGATGCGTGCACGATCGAGCGTAAGGAATCACCTCAATGTGCTCAACAACGTCAACACCTACAAAAGCAGTCGAATATCGATAGCGAGTCGGTTACACAGAAATCGAATCCCAGTAACGAAGAATCGTCGAGGAATTTGGTCGCGACGCACGAAAGAATCTCGGAATTCCCCGATGCACCAGGCGCTGCGTCACCCGTGATCGCGCAAAACATCAAATCCCTAGACTCCCTGACGCCGGACAAGATTTTGAATTTGATCAACAAGGAGATACACCATCCGCTGTCCAAGTTACTGATCGGAAACGTGATCGGGCTGACCACCGAGGAATGCGCGATGTGGAATGCGGCGAAGAGAGAAACGGCTCCGGAACCTAAGAGAGACAAAAGGCACGTGTCGACGACGGGGGCAAATCTTAGGAAGAGACGCAAGGGAGCGgacaatataaaagaaaacgtcGCGTGTTTGGACAACAGAAGATACTGTAAATATTCCAAGTCTGAAAGATTATTTTGGAAGGTAGGGAAGCAAGCGGATGGAGAAAAATTCGACAAGTTGCTGCCCGCGATGGATCGCGAATCCTGCAACAATGTGAACAAGAAACGTAATGATAACGTTAGGAGAAGCGATCGAAATGGCGTGTCGAAGGAGAACAATGAGTACTTATCACCGTTTCATGTACGGACTTCGCTTCGAATTATCGCGCAACACACTCGCAGCTCGTATGACATAAAGACCCGTTTAAGAACTGATAAAGGCGCGGTATTGGCGAAATCGGAGTTTCCTAACTCGTCGATCAAGAAGAGCAAATACAAGAAACGAGATAGGGAAATCGCCAACTTGTCGATAGACGCCAATTTCGGTCCCGTGACGCGCGGTCCCAGGAACAGGAGATTGCGATGCAAAACCAATGCATATGCGAGATGTTGCAGTACCTTTAATACCGTAATATATTCGCCCAATAAGCGATGCAAGCCTAGTTTCGAACGGAAGAACAAGCTGACTAATATCGCTCGTCAACGTGCCGGGGAAAGACAAACTAAGGATAAGTATAAGATGACCAATATCGTACATACAAAGGACATTAACAGTTCGATAGGGAACCAAAAAAATCTCAAAAGTAatcctaataataataatagtaataataataataataataataataataataataataataataataataataatgaaaatcgCAACAATCATAACAATAACAACGCCAGCAAAAAGAAGGATAATGAAACCGTACCGGCTGATCACAATGTCACCAAGACTTCATTCGACCGAAGTCTTCGAAAAAAGCTGACACGGACGATTCCCTTATCACATCGTGCCGCTCAAACGTCGCGGTTACATTGCTTTCGCAAGAAAACAAATGAAAAACCCAGCACGATGGACGCGACGACGCAATGCAGGCTCGTCTCTGATAATTCGGAAGTTTATGTTATCGGTCAATTAAATGATCAAAAAGCCATCTTGAAGATGGAGTGGGATAAATTGGAGAAACTGAAAGAATCCACGTTGACCGTGTCCGATCGAGGAACCCAGATCCATCAAATGTCGCGAACGTGCGTTTCCACGTTAACGGAAGATAACACGAGTCGTAAAAGTGATGAAGAATATACGGATTTCTTCCTACACGATAGGGCGTCGGCCTTCGTGCCAGTAAATGCGTTCAATAGCGATCTGCGGATCGCGCGGCTCAGATCGATTGGTTTTAAGCCCATAACTAATCCGCGATCTCCGCTGGTCGACCAAGACTTTGACATGATTCAGAATACTCTTATGACTACGAGCAAAGTGACGAAACGCGACGTTGCTGAggagtattataaatatgcgAATAACGAGGATAACAACACGGTCGGTTACATGGACGATGAATTGCAGTATCAAGATAtcgaagaggaagaagaggaggaggaagaagataaaaaacaGTTAGCTTCGACTGCGTCAACTATATTAAGAATACAATCTAAAACCGGTAACGTATTTCCGGAAACGTTACCCTCACGTGAAAATTTGGAATCTCCTTGGCACGGTTGGAAGAAAATTGTGACAAATAATCAATCATATTGGATCGGCTGGTAG
- the LOC105835115 gene encoding transmembrane protein 184B isoform X1: MNGVEVTGTHATYVNPLDKMSTTTDVSDLAAAAVADLPKEGTPIFLQTRAAQVIAGVFVSVALFLTCQQIYQHLRWYTNPTEQRWIVRILFIVPIYAVYSWISLLFFNSESYYVYFFTVRDCYEAFVIYNFLSLCYEYLGGEGNIMSEIRGKPIRSNCLYGTCCLVGKTYTIGFLRFCKQATLQFCLVKPVMAFVIIFLQSFGHYRDGDWSPDGGYIYITIIYNISVSLALYGLFLFYFATRDLLTPFEPVLKFCTVKSVIFLSFWQGVLLAILEKANVISPVINSLGQSTSAGTVSAGYQNFLICIEMLFAAIALRYAFPYQVYAAGCVTDSRGRSVTMQSISSSLKETMNPKDIMTDAIHNFHPQYQQYTQYSAGGPKGQRGMRVSSFDPDDPQNIPVPPPQRRNTSHQRVATISQNYNEKTMLLSSDDEFQ; the protein is encoded by the exons ATGAATGGTGTCGAGGTCACAGGGACGCACGCCACGTACGTGAATCCACTTGACAAGATGTCAACGACCACCGACGTCAGTGActtggcggcagcggcggtggCGGATCTCCCTAAGGAAGGGACGCCGATTTTCCTGCAGACCCGCGCGGCCCAGGTCATCGCCGGTGTGTTCGTGTCCGTGGCGCTTTTCCTCACCTGCCAGCAG ATTTACCAGCATCTCAGGTGGTACACGAATCCAACGGAGCAGAGATGGATAGTGCGAATTTTGTTCATCGTACCCATCTATGCTGTCTACTCCTGGATCTCGCTGCTGTTCTTCAACAGCGAGAGCTACTACGTTTACTTTTTCACAGTACGGGACTGTTACGAGGCgtttgttatatataactttctGTCACTGTGCTACGAGTACCTAGGCGGCGAGGGCAACATCATGTCTGAGATCAGGGGCAAGCCGATACGCTCCAACTGCCTATACGGCACCTGTTGCCTGGTTGGGAAAACCTACACCATTGGCTTCTTGAGATTCTGCAAGCAAGCCACTTTGCAGTTCTGCCTGGTTAAGCCAGTGATGGCATTTGTCATCATATTTCTACAATCCTTTGGCCATTATAGAGACGGAGATTGGTCGCCCGACGGTGGTTACATTTACATCAcgattatttacaatattagcGTGTCGCTTGCGCTTTATGGTCTGTTTCTGTTCTACTTTGCTACGAGAGACCTGCTGACGCCGTTCGAGCCTGTGCTCAAGTTTTGTACAGTGAAGAGTGTcatctttttatcattttggcAAG GAGTTCTGCTAGCGATCTTGGAGAAAGCGAATGTCATTTCACCCGTCATAAACAGTTTGGGTCAATCAACGAGCGCTGGTACAGTCTCCGCCGGTTACCAAAATTTCCTCATTTGTATCGAGATGTTATTCGCTGCTATAGCTTTACGTTACGCGTTCCCGTATCAAGTATACGCAGCTGGCTGTGTTACTGACTCCAGGGGTAGAAGCGTGACGATGCAGAGTATCAGTAGCAGTTTGAaa GAAACGATGAATCCAAAAGATATTATGACCGATGCCATCCATAATTTCCATCCACAGTATCAGCAGTATACACAATATAGCGCAG GGGGCCCGAAAGGACAACGTGGTATGCGAGTATCCAGCTTCGATCCGGATGATCCGCAAAACATACCGGTGCCACCACCGCAAAGACGAAACACTTCTCACCAGCGTGTCGCTACAATTTCGCAAAATTATAACGAGAAAACAATGTTATTGAGTAGTGACGACGAATTTCAATAA
- the LOC105835115 gene encoding transmembrane protein 184B isoform X2, whose amino-acid sequence MNGVEVTGTHATYVNPLDKMSTTTDVSDLAAAAVADLPKEGTPIFLQTRAAQVIAGVFVSVALFLTCQQIYQHLRWYTNPTEQRWIVRILFIVPIYAVYSWISLLFFNSESYYVYFFTVRDCYEAFVIYNFLSLCYEYLGGEGNIMSEIRGKPIRSNCLYGTCCLVGKTYTIGFLRFCKQATLQFCLVKPVMAFVIIFLQSFGHYRDGDWSPDGGYIYITIIYNISVSLALYGLFLFYFATRDLLTPFEPVLKFCTVKSVIFLSFWQGVLLAILEKANVISPVINSLGQSTSAGTVSAGYQNFLICIEMLFAAIALRYAFPYQVYAAGCVTDSRGRSVTMQSISSSLKETMNPKDIMTDAIHNFHPQYQQYTQYSADVNTNLPYEKL is encoded by the exons ATGAATGGTGTCGAGGTCACAGGGACGCACGCCACGTACGTGAATCCACTTGACAAGATGTCAACGACCACCGACGTCAGTGActtggcggcagcggcggtggCGGATCTCCCTAAGGAAGGGACGCCGATTTTCCTGCAGACCCGCGCGGCCCAGGTCATCGCCGGTGTGTTCGTGTCCGTGGCGCTTTTCCTCACCTGCCAGCAG ATTTACCAGCATCTCAGGTGGTACACGAATCCAACGGAGCAGAGATGGATAGTGCGAATTTTGTTCATCGTACCCATCTATGCTGTCTACTCCTGGATCTCGCTGCTGTTCTTCAACAGCGAGAGCTACTACGTTTACTTTTTCACAGTACGGGACTGTTACGAGGCgtttgttatatataactttctGTCACTGTGCTACGAGTACCTAGGCGGCGAGGGCAACATCATGTCTGAGATCAGGGGCAAGCCGATACGCTCCAACTGCCTATACGGCACCTGTTGCCTGGTTGGGAAAACCTACACCATTGGCTTCTTGAGATTCTGCAAGCAAGCCACTTTGCAGTTCTGCCTGGTTAAGCCAGTGATGGCATTTGTCATCATATTTCTACAATCCTTTGGCCATTATAGAGACGGAGATTGGTCGCCCGACGGTGGTTACATTTACATCAcgattatttacaatattagcGTGTCGCTTGCGCTTTATGGTCTGTTTCTGTTCTACTTTGCTACGAGAGACCTGCTGACGCCGTTCGAGCCTGTGCTCAAGTTTTGTACAGTGAAGAGTGTcatctttttatcattttggcAAG GAGTTCTGCTAGCGATCTTGGAGAAAGCGAATGTCATTTCACCCGTCATAAACAGTTTGGGTCAATCAACGAGCGCTGGTACAGTCTCCGCCGGTTACCAAAATTTCCTCATTTGTATCGAGATGTTATTCGCTGCTATAGCTTTACGTTACGCGTTCCCGTATCAAGTATACGCAGCTGGCTGTGTTACTGACTCCAGGGGTAGAAGCGTGACGATGCAGAGTATCAGTAGCAGTTTGAaa GAAACGATGAATCCAAAAGATATTATGACCGATGCCATCCATAATTTCCATCCACAGTATCAGCAGTATACACAATATAGCGCAG ACGTTAATACCAACTTGCCGTACGAAAAGCTATGA